The Collibacillus ludicampi region GAGAGAAAGAAGTCGAGAGCGCGTTGGCACAGATTGGATCCCATTCCGTGGAAGAACGCTTGCAAGGAAAAAAAATTGTACTGATAAATCTGAACCACTCGAATATCGACTTTCTCGTGCAGATTTTACATACGGCAGGCGCGGAGATTCAAGGAACGATCAGCGTAAAAGATCCTTCGGTGTTTACGCCTGGTAGCAGTAGCAAAGAATTCGTACAGGCTTTCGCGATCGATGACAACCCAAGAAATGTACAGGTGTTCGCACAGGCTGCGGAAACTTTGGCGAATGAACTTTGCGGGGAAACGGACGGGCATTGGATCGAAAACATGGTATCACATGGCTGGTTGGAACGATTCGGTACTTTCGGAACATCCCCGGATGCTGTCATCGTTGTCGGAGGGGCTACGCAAGAAACCCAGGGGCGTGTACGTGCGTTCGATATCCCATTGATTCAAACGCTCTGCAGAAAAGGAGTGAAAATCATCGGCGTGGAGAGGGGAGACGCTCCCGTATCGACGTTAGACAGTTATGCGGAACAAGGAATCTCTACTGTCGATTCGGTGAACGAGACAATTGGCGGTGTGGCGCTCGTCGATGTGATTAATGGAGCGAAGGGACATTTCGGAGCAAGACGAACGGCGGAAACCCTTCTGCCTGATGTTTCACAAAAAAGGGAGGCATTACGATGAGAGTGAGTGTATTGATTCCTGCCTTTAATGAAGGGGATCGCATTGGCCCAACCATTCGGGCGGCGCGAGCAGTGGATGAAGTAAGCGAAATTATCGTTGTGGATGATGGTTCTGCGGATGACACGGAAAAACAAGCACGCAAGGCGGGCGCACGGGTGATCCGTCATTCCCGCAATTACGGAAAGGGAGCCGCCTTGTATTCGGCGATCGGCGCTTCTACGGGAGACGTTCTTGTTTTCTTAGATGCCGATGTGGGGGAACATGCCACAGAGATCGTAAAATTAATCACTCCCATTGCACAAGGGCGCGCGGATATGACGATCGCGAAGTTCCCGGCTTCAGATGTTAAGAGCGGATGGGGATGGGTGAAAGGGCTTGCAAAAAAAGGAATCTTTCATCTGGCATCGCTGGAAGTGGAAGCGCCCCTCTCAGGACAAAGGGCACTGCGGCGTGAAGTGCTTTCTGTTCTCGGTTCACTTTCGTCCGGGTACGGGGTAGAGGTCGGGATGACAATCGATGCAGCAAAAGGTGGATACCGCATCCTTGAAGTCCCTGTCGAAATGAAACATCGCGACTATGGGAGGAATTGGAGGGGTGTTCTTCATCGTGGACGGCAATTTTTGCATGTAGCAATCGCACTTGCGGAAAGGTGGGCTTTAAGATGACGGTTGTGCCCAACAAGGAGTTTACGCTGCTTGCCTTACTCGTATTCGGAATCGGTTATGGCATGACGCGCATGATGATCCCTTTCGCTCGTAAACGGTTTGTGCAAGCTGGATGGGTTCGTGAAAATTGGCAAAAGAAATCGATTCCCTCGGGAGTCGGTTTCGTTTGCGCCGTTCCATTTCTGCTTTTTGGAGTGCTGCTGATCCGTTTTAGTACCTACTTCCCCGTGATTCCTGTGAATGAATATTCGGCGCTTTTGATCTGGTCTTCAGGAATGACGCTGTTCGGCTGGTTGGATGATCGCTTCGGCACCCGAGATGTAGGGGGCTTCCTTGGCCATCTCCGCAAACTCATGATTGAAGGGGAAATGACGACAGGTTTGTTAAAAGCGATCGGAGGTGCAGCTCTATCGCTTGGAGTGGCCATCCTTTTAAACCGTGAAGGGTACGTCGTTCTGATCGACGGAATGACGATGGCATTGATGGCTAACGCAATTAACTTGTTGGATGTAAAACCTGGACGGGCGATCAAAGGCGTTATCTTAGTTGGAATTTCCATATTGATCGTCAGCCGGTCTGTTGATATCCTGCTTCCGCTTTTGCTTCTATTTGGTGTGATTTTGGCTTTCTTCCCGGCCGATATGGCTGGCCAAGTGATGTTGGGTGATACAGGAGCCAATTTTCTCGGTGCTGTGCTAGGGTTTCTGCTGGTGCGCATGCTTGATGTTCCCGAAACCTGTATGTTACTTGCGGGATTGATGCTTTTCCACATCTATACGGAGTTTCATTCTCTTTCAGAACTTATAGAAAACAATCGGTTTCTGCGATGGCTCGATGAATGGGGGAGGGGACAGAGTGATCAAGAGAATGATGATCAGCAGGTAGCGTAATCCTTATTGTGTTTTCAGCGATTCACCTAAGGCTGAGAACATTCTTGAGAGTGATGTCCTCCTTTAGTAAGAATGCTTCAAGTATGCACGTACGATTGATTCATTTGTGATATAATTATTATAAATCGGACTACTTTGAAAATGTGTAGTTTGGTGGGCGTATGCTTTGCGTTCTCGCTCCGTGGAGGTCGTCTCGCATGGAATCATAATCAAATGTTGCGAGACGACCTCCAAAGTCGCTGTCTCACGCAAAGCATTACGCCCACATAAAGACATTTTTCATTATCTGATGGTACCGCCCTTGAGGAAAGGTAGATGACTGTGGAAAGGGGAGCTGCTCGAATGGCCGAAAATGTGCGCCCAGAACTTCATGAAGAATTATTTAATCATCTGCAAGGAGAGAAGATAGTCCTGCTTGCAACGATTGATCACGAAACGGGGGCGCCGAATGTGACGGCGATCTCCTGGTTGGTGGCGACCGATCCGAGAACGCTTCGTTTCGCGATTGACCCGCGATCACGCGTAGTACAAAACATCAATAAGGAGAATCGTGTAACTGTAGCCGTTCTAGGTGCGGGATCCGCATTCGCCATTTCGGGGAGGGCTTTCGTGGAAGAAGAGAAAATGGAAGGCGTTTCACTTAAGATGGTTCGTGCGGAAATCTCCATCGAAGAGGTGCGTGAAGTCATGTTCTATGGAGGGAAGTTAACAGTTGAGCCCGCGTATGAGAAAACATACGACCCGAAACTTGCGGAAAAATTTGATTCGGAAGTTTATACAGCGCTACGGAAGGCATAATGGAAGATAGAGAGAAGTTAAGGCCTTTCTCGATTGAAGGATAGGCGTGTAAGGAGGGTTTTTCATGGAGAAACCATTTCACTTCCCGCTTACGATGAAAAACGGGCGGGTCTACGACTCCGCTGGAAAAGATATTACGGAAGCCTATCAACGGTATAAACAAGAGGAGACGGCGGAAAAGCTTGCGGCGGCATTTGAGGAACTGGCCCGAGTCAAAGCGGAAGGCCATGAAACCCGTCGCCTGTTATTTATCGATACCGCATATAAATATGCGGCCGTAGTGGAAACATTCGTTGGTGATGACTTGTCTGAACGGCTGGGACTTTCTTATGCGGGACAAGTGAAGGAGAATGAGGACGGAACTTGGGGGCTCGGCAAGCTGAACCGCATGCTTCTCCCACTCGAAAGCCTTCCTCAGTTGTACAGTTATGTTGCGAAAGGATATCTGACAATCTCCATGGCTGAGCAGGCGTGGGACCAACGAAACGCATCGATCTTCGTGATCAAACCCGCACAGTAAACGTGTGGGCTTTTTTTATGTGAGAAATCCCCCGTTGGGCGAGATCACCTGGCCCGTTAAAAAAGAGGATGATGGCTCTGCCAGAAAACGAACGACAGATGCGATGTCTGCAGGAGTACCGAGACGTCCGACCGCCGTTTCCTCTACCAGTGCTTCCCGCTCTTCTTCACGCAAGTGTGAAATCATATCTGTATCGATCGCCCCTGGAGCCACAGCATTCACGGTGATTCCCGAAGGACCTACTTCTTTCGCCAGCGCTTTGGTGAAAGCGATCAGTCCGCCTTTCGACGCGGAATATGCGACTTCGCAAGAACCCCCCGCAATCCCCCAGATCGAAGAGATATTGATGATCCTTCCGTAATGATTATGCAGCATGTGCGGGATCACTTCTTTCGCACATAAATATGCAGCCTTCAGGTTGGTGTCAATGATGGCGTCCCATTCCTCTTCGCTCGTGTCAATGAGCAGACGGGTGGAAGAAATGCCGGCATTGTTTACGAGTATCGACGGTTTTCCTAAATATAGACATGTTGTTTGAATCAATTGTTTTACGTCCTGTGACTTTGTGACGTCAGCCTGGGCGGCGAGCGCTTGCACTCCATACTGCTTGCAATGTTTGGCGACCTGTTCGGCAGCTTCTTGCGAACGCAGGTAGTTCACGGCAACGTGTGCACCGCTTTGGGCGAGCGCCAAGCATATCGCTTTGCCGATTCCGCGGGAACCGCCCGTAACGATGGCCACTTGTCCGTCAAGCGGGCGTAGGTTATGAACGAGATTACGTGACACTGGAATAACCTCCTTATGTACGATCATAACATGAACCGTTCAGTCGATCCACGAAGAAGGAATTTTTTTTATTGTCGTAGAACTAAAGTTAATGGTATCTTTAAGAATAGAACAACATAGTGGAGAGAGGAGTGCACGGGAGACATGTTCAAGAAGATCCTGATTGCAAACCGCGGAGAAATCGCAGTACGCATCATGCGGACTTGTATGTCATTAGGCGTCCAAACGGTTGGTATATACTCGGAAGCCGATAAAGATTCTCCTCATGTCGCCATGGCTAATGAGGCCTATCTTATCGGAGGTCCACGCGTGAACGAGAGTTATCTCAACATCGAGAAAATAGTGGAAGTGGCCAAAACTGCCGGAGTGGATGCGATTCATCCGGGATACGGGCTCTTGTCGGAAAATGCTTCGTTTGCGAAGCGTTGCCAGGAAGAAGGTATTACGTTTATCGGACCGAGTCCGGAAGTGATAGCGAAGATGGGATCGAAGATCGAATCGCGTAAAGTGATGGAAGAGATCGGTGTCCCCGTCGTCCCGGGTATCACACACCCTCTCTCCGATGTGGAAGAAGCGGTACAGGTTGCAGAGTCGTTCGGTTATCCCGTCATGTTGAAAGCTTCAGCTGGCGGCGGAGGGATCGGCATGCAATTGGTTCATGACGAAGAGGAATTGCGAAAAGTTTTTGCCGGCAATCAGAAAAGGGCGACCGATTTCTTTGGTGACGGTGCGATGTATATTGAGAAGGCGATCGTTAACCCGCGACACATCGAAATTCAGGTGCTCGCCGATCAACACGGAAACGCCGTGTACTTGTGGGAGCGCGAGTGTTCCATTCAGCGGCGAAACCAGAAAGTCGTCGAAGAAGCACCGTCTCCATTTGTTGATGACGAGTTGCGACGCCGCATGGGTGAAGCGGCCATGAAAGCGGTTCATGCGTTGCATTATACGAGCGCCGGTACGATTGAATTCCTCGTAGACGAAAATAAAAATTTTTATTTTCTAGAGATGAATACCCGTTTGCAAGTGGAGCATCCGGTCACAGAAGAGATCACCGGAATGGATTTGGTGGAACAAATGGTACGTATTGCCTGCGGGGAATCCCTGGGATTTACGCAGGAAGATGTCAAAAGGGAAGGGCATGCGATCGAAGTGCGTATTTACGCAGAAGACCCGAAAACGTTTTTTCCATCCCCCGGAACGATTACCAAGTTGGTCTTACCACAAGGGGAAGGGATTCGTCATGAACTCGCGGTGAGCGAACGCTCGGTCGTCTCTCCGTTTTACGATCCGATGATTGCTAAATGTATCGTCAAAGGCCGCGACCGCAAAGAAGCAATCGAAAAATTGCAAGAAGCGCTCGCCGCATACGAAGTGGAAGGAATCAAAACGAACATCCCGATGTTACGTGAAGTGGCGGCACATCCTGCTTTTCTGAACGGGGATACAACGACCCAATTTGTGACACAACATGTAACAGGAAAGAAATGATGAAAGAAGGAGATGAATGCGATGAGTCAAATCACAGCTTCAATGGCAGGAAATGTATGGAAGGTGCTTGTTCAAGTAGGGGAATCTGTAGAAGAGGGACAAGATGTCGTCATTCTTGAATCGATGAAAATGGAAATTCCCATTGCAGCTGAAACCAGTGGAATCGTTAAAGAAGTGAAGACAGCCGAAGGTGATTTCGTCAATGAAGGGGATGTATTGATCGAGTTGGAATAAGTAAGCGTTCAAGAAAGGGATCAGACAAGAGAAGAAAATACCGGTGAGGAGATGGGGTTACAGTGAAATGGCCGGAGAAAGTCGTTGTGAGAGAAGTAGGTCCAAGGGACGGTCTGCAAAATGAAAAAAAATTTATCGCTACTGCTGACAAAATTGACTGGATCAATCTCTTGTCGGAAACGGGGCTTACGCATATTGAAATCACTTCCTTTGTGAATCCGAAGTGGATTCCTCCCCTCTCCGACGCCTTTGAAGTGGCGCAAGGGATCAAGCGAGTGCCGGGTGTCATATACAGTGCGCTCGTCCCCAATCGCAAAGGATTGGAAAGAGCATTGGAAGCAGATCTTGATGAAATCGCCGTGTTTATGTCTGCCAGTGAAACACACAATCGAAAAAATATCAATAAAGATATCGCTTCCACATTTCCGGTATTGAGAGAAGTGGTTGAAGAGGCATTGCGGGCAGGAAAACGAGTGCTCGGATACGTATCTACCGTTTTCGGTTGTCCCTACGAGGGCACCGTCCCGGTTGAACAGGTGATGCGCGTCGTTGATGAACTTTTGTCCATGGGCATCCACGAACTGTCTCTTGGAGATACCATCGGCGTGGCTAACCCCCGCCAGGTACAAGAGGTGTTATCCGTCATCCTTCACCGGTTTCCGGCTGAACACTTGACGATGCATTTCCATGATACACGCGGAACCGCATTGGCCAATGTGCTAGCGTCTCTGGATATGGGCATCACCCGTTTTGACGGTGCGTTGGGCGGTCTCGGCGGTTGTCCTTATGCGCCCGGGGCCTCAGGGAACCTAGCTACCGATGATTTGTTATATATGCTCGATGGCATGGGCATTCAAACGGGAATCGATGCCGCCAAACTGCTTGAAGCTGCAGCTTTCATCCAGGAGAAATTAGGAAAGCCTTTGCCCAGTCATAATTTACAGGCACGAGGGAATCTCTGTTCTGCGTGAAAGGAGTGTATGGAGAGTGACTGAGCCGGTAATTCGGACGGAAAAAACTGAAGATGGATTGGTTGTGGTTACACTGAACAGACCAGAGGCGGCGAATGCGTTATCTTTACAATTACTGCAAGAATTGAATGAAACGCTGCGGGAGATTCAATTTGATCGTTCGGTCCGCGTTGTGGTGATCACCGGCGCGGGAACCCGCTCCTTCTGTTCGGGAGCCGATCTGAAGGAACGAGCGGGGATGGATCCGGTGCAAGTGAGAAAAACCGTTTCTCTTATCCGTGAGACGATCAATGCGGTTGAGCGTTTGCCGCAACCGGTGATCGCTGCAATCAATGGTGTTGCCTTCGGGGGCGGAACGGAGTTGGCGCTTGCCTGCGATATCCGCATTGTCGCCGATACAGCCAAACTCGGTCTGACGGAAACGTCGCTCGCCATCATTCCGGGAGCGGGAGGAACACAACGTCTGCCACGTTTGATCGGTTTAGGAAAAGCGAAAGAATTAATCTTCACCGCCCGGCGTATCGATGCGGAAGAAGCTCTCAACATCGGGTTGGTGGAACATGTGGTGCCGGCCGACCAACTGATGGATCGGGTGAAAGAAATCGCGCGTGAAATCGCGAAAAACGGACCTATCGCTGTGACACAAGCCAAGTTTGCGATTAATAAAGGGTTCGATGTCGATCTTCAAACCGGGTTGGAGATCGAACGTGCAGCGTACGAAGTAACGATCCCGACCAAAGACCGTCTGGAAGGGCTGCAGGCTTTCAAAGAGAAACGGCCACCTGTGTATACAGGTGAGTAAGACAGCCACTCAATCACTAATTTTCATAATAGCCACTCATGCCGCATACGGCGGCGCCATCAGAAGATGAAAAGTGTCTTTGGGTGGGCGTAATGCTTTGCGTGAGACAGCGACTTTGGAGATCGTCTCGCTTCCTTTCGGATGTAAAAGGGTATATGCATTGCGCGTAATAGCGACTTTGAAGGTCGTCTCGCAACATATGATTATGATTCCATGCGAGACGACCTTCACGGAGCATAAGCGCAATGCATATACCCGCTGAAACGATCTCCACGGAGCACGAACGCAAAGCATACGCCCGCCAAACTACACATTTTTCAAGATAGATATAGAAGGAGGTAAGTCCTTTGTCACTGGGGAAAATTCTGGAGGAACGAGTAGATCGAATTAAACGCGGGGGTGCCGCTAAATATCATGAGAAGAACAAAGAACAAGGAAAACTGTTTGTACGCGATCGGCTGAAGCTTTTGCTCGATCCAGGTTTTGAACTGGAGGATGGCTTATTCGCAAACAACCTGGCCGAAGATTTGCCTGCGGACGGTGTTGTTACGGTGATCGGCAAAATTGGGGGACGCACCGTTTGTGTCATGGCGAACGACTCGACCGTCAAAGCTGGATCCTGGGGCTCTCGAACGGTAGAAAAAATCATCCGTATTCAAGAAACAGCAGAAAAGTTACGCGTGCCTTTGTTATACCTGGTGGATTCGGCGGGGGCACGGATCACCGACCAAGTGGAAATGTTCCCAGGGCGTCGCGGTGCTGGGCGCATCTTCTATAACCAGGTGAAACTATCTGGCAAAATTCCGCAAGTCTGCATTTTATTCGGTCCGTCCGCGGCCGGAGGTGCTTATATTCCCGCTTTCTGCGATATCGTGATTATGGTGAATAAAAACGCATCCATGTATTTAGGTTCTCCCCGCATGGCTGAGATGGTCATTGGCGAGAAGGTCACGCTTGAAGAAATGGGCGGTGCTCGAATGCATTGCTCCGTTTCCGGATGCGGGGATGTTCTGGCGGCAAACGAAGAAGAAGCGATCGCCCTCGCGCGCCAATATCTCTCCTATTTTCCGTCGAATTACGCGGAGAAACCGCCCATGCATGAGTCTGTAGACGCGAAATCGTTTGAAAAAACGATCGAACAGATCATTCCGGTAAACCAAAACACACCGTTCAATATGTACGATCTGATTCAGCGTATTATTGATGAAGGTTCCTTTTTTGAGATCAAGAAGTTATTCGCCTCAGAACTGATCACTGGTCTAGCCCGATTGAACGGTCGACCTGTCGGGATCATCGCGAATCAGCCACGCGTGAAAGGCGGGGTCTTGTTCCATGACAGTGCCGACAAAGCTGCCCGGTTTATTACATTATGTGATGCATTCCACATCCCGTTATTATTCCTTGCGGATGTTCCGGGATTTATGATCGGTACCAAAGTCGAGCGTGCGGGAATCATTCGACATGGCGCCAAAATGATTTCTGCGATGTCTGAGGCGTCAGTGCCGAAGATTTCAGTCATTGTACGCAAAGCGTATGGTGCAGGATTGTACGCGATGGCTGGTCCTGCTTTCGAGCCCGATTGTTGTCTCGCGTTGCCGACCGCACAGATTGCCGTAATGGGACCGGAAGCTGCCGTCAATGCGGTCTACGCGAACAAAATCGCGGAACTGCCGGAAGAAGAACGCGCGGCGTTCGTTGAACAGAAGAGAGAAGAATACAAGAAAGATATCGATATATACAGACTTGCATCAGAAATGGTGATCGACGGGATCATTCAACCGAATGCACTGCGCGATGAACTGATCAAGCGCTTCGATGCCTATTCTTCCAAATATATGGTATTCTCGGAACGGAAACATCCGGTTTATCCAGTATAGTATCTGGGTTACTTCGTGTCTTGTAAGAGCTGTATCGATAGCAGAATAGGAATATGAATCGAGAGGGGTAGGTGATTCCTGCCCCTGTTTTATTATTCACGGGGTGTTTTTTAAAATTGACTACATGATATTTCGAGCGCCAGTATAACAGGTATAATCGGTTATAAACGTATTATGAATGATACGAAAGGAATTTCTGCTACACGTGACTTCACTTTAGATCGCACGTAATTCCGTATGATTGATGATTCCATCGTCATAGTTTTTTCGATCATACTGGCTTGATAAGGAGGGAACATATGGCGGGCCCTTCAGGTTGCGGGCAATTGTTGGGAGTAGCAGGTACGATGGGCTTGTTGGGAGCCGGGATGTATTCGTTTGCCATTGAACGATTCTGGCTGGATATTCGTCAAGTGCGCATTACACTTTCGCGTCTGCCCCGTTCTTTCGCAGGCTTGCGGATCGTTCTATTGAGTGATATCCATTTGGGTTTTTATTACTTCGCAAAAAACTTCTCACGTGTTGTCGACGAAATCAACGGGCTCAGTCCGGATGTGATCTGTTTCACTGGTGATTTGATCGATTCGGACACTTGTTTGGGATCTCTCGAACCGGCCATTCCGGTCTTCTCACGCTTGCAAGCAACACTTGGAAAATTCGCCGTATTGGGTAATCACGATTATCGGTCCGGAGTCGAACATGTGATCCGGGGTTTGAAGAGTGGAGGCTTTCAGGTTCTCCAAAATCAACATGCCGTAGTGAAAAAAGCAAACGAACGCATATACCTGATCGGGCTTGATGATGTGCTGGAAGGAAATCCGAATCTCCTAACGGCGATGAAAGGGATCCCGGAAAACGCTTGTAACATCCTGCTCGTCCATGAACCGGACTATGCGTGCTACACCAGACAATTCCCGATCGATTTGCAACTTTCTGGTCACAGTCATGGCGGTCAAGCCCGAGTTCCTTTCATTTGGCCATTCTTTACTTCAAGAATGGGCAAAAAATACGTTTCCGGTTTGTACAAAACCGGGAAATTACGGGTCTATACCAATAGGGGATTAGGTACAACCACGCTTCCGTTTCGGTTTCTGTGTCGGCCGGAGATTACAGTGATCACGCTTGAAAGGTAAAATCAGAGATATATAAGGATGTGGTGACGATGAATGTACTACTGATCGGGGCAGGGGCTTTGGGAAAATTGATAGCGGCGCAGTTAGCCAGGTCGGGCACGAAGATACAAGTTCTCGTTCGCCGCGAAGAGCAGATGAAGGCGATCCGTGAACGAGGAGTTTGCGTGAACCATAATAACACTACATATACACAAAAGCTTGAAGTGTTTACTGAAATAAGCGATTTAACACCTGATGTAGTCATACTAACGGTGAAGAGCTATCAGACAGAGGAAGCGGCTAAACAAATCACCCGTCTGTGTAATTCCCCGACTGTACTGTCTTTGCAAAACGGTTTGGGCAATGAGATTCCGCTCGCAAAGTATTGTTCGAAGGATCGAATCATGCTCGGTGTGTGTACACATGGAGTCACCGCATTGTCTGACACGACAGTGGCGTGGAACGGAGTGGGGGAGATTCTCATCGGCTCTAAACGACACACATTGGCTCCAAGTGTTGAACGTCTTGTACGACTTTTAAGCGCAGCGGGTCTCCATGCACGATGTTCTCAACATATAGAAGAAGATGTTTGGCGGAAAGTGTTGGTGAACTGCGCGATCAACCCATTAACGGCGGTCACTCGTTTGAAAAACGGAGATCTGCTTGAGAGGGAAGATCTTCTACGGATAATGCGTGATGTCGTCGACGAGGCAGTCCGAATCGCAGAAGCCAAAGGTATCAAAGTTGGGGAAATCTGGCCCCGTGTACTCGATGTTTGTCGTAAAACGGCCGAGAATCGCTCTTCCATGCTTCAGGATCTGGAAGCTAATCGCCCGACGGAGATCGATGCCCTCAATGGAGCCATTGTAAAATTGGCGGAAGAGATGAGTTATCCCGTTCCCGTCAATCGCACGCTCGTGTCGCTTGTTCGTACTCTTTCGTCGAAAGAAGTAATCTGAGACTGTAAACGGTCGAAATAAGTAAATAAAAAACTCTTACATCCTGTCAGTCAATCGGCAGGATTTTTTTATTGGGAACAGAAATGGTATAACTGTGGTGGAAAGTGGTGTGAAGTGGGGGGATTTCCCTCAAGGTGGGTGACAAGTGGTGTTCATGGGGGAATATCAACACAATATCGATGATAAAGGGCGTTTAACCATCCCGGCAAAATTCCGGGAAGAGCTTGGCGCTTCCTTTGTCATCACACGAGGCCTTGATAACTGCTTGTTCGTATACCCACGATCTGAATGGGAGATCCTAGAAGCCAAATTGAAAAGCCTTCCATTTACGCGTTCAGATGCGCGTGCATTCGTCCGCTTCTTTTTCTCCGGTGCCACCGAATCGGACCTCGATAAACAAGGTCGTGTGCTCATCCCGCCCACCTTGCGCGAATACGCAAAACTTGTGCGTGATTGCGTGGTGATCGGAGTTTCGAACCGTGTGGAGATCTGGAGTAAAGAAACATGGGAAGCTTATAGTGCCAAAGCGGCCGAATCGTTTGCAGAAATTGCGGAGAACATCGTTGATTTTGATTTGTAGGGGATGAAGTTATGTCAGACTTTCACCACATCTCTGTTTTTGGCGTAGAAGCGGTCGATGCGTTACAGCCAATATCAGGCGGTATTTACGTGGATTGCACATTGGGAGGCGCCGGCCATAGTGAGCGGATCTTGGCACAAAGCGCTCCGGAAGGACTGTTAATTGGAATCGATCAGGATCCCAAAGCGATCGCTCACGCGAGAGAGGTTTTACAACCGTTCGAAGGACGCTACACGCTGATTCATTCGAATTTCCGCCATTTGCGCCGTATCGTTCAAATTGATTTAGGGATGTCTCATGTTGATGGGGTACTCTTCGATTTGGGCGTTTCTTCTCCCCAATTAGATGAAGGGGAAAGAGGCTTTAGTTATAAGCAAGACGCTCCTTTGGATATGCGTATGGATCCCGCGCAATCATTTTCTGCGTATGATCTTCTCAATACATGGAGTGAAGAAGAGATCGCGAGAATCATTTGGGAATACGGGGAGGAGCGTTTTGCAAGACGGATCGCTTCTTTCATCGTAAAGGAGCGCAACCTTGGTCCGGTCGAGACGACGGGACAGCTTGTCGATATTATCAAAGCGGCCATTCCAGCGGCGGCACGAAGGGAAGGGCCACATCCGGCCAAACGTACCTTCCAGGCGATCCGTATCGCCGTGAACGATGAGTTGAACGCTTTTGCTGAAGCCGTTCGCGATGCTGTGGAGATTCTGAAACCCGGGGGAAGAGTCGCAGTGATCACCTTCCATTCTTTAGAGGATCGCATAGCGAAGCAATCGTTCCAGGAATTGGCGAAAGATTGTATCTGTCCGCCGGAACTTCCGATCTGTCAATGTAACCATCGCGCGAAGGTTCGCTTGATCACCCGGAAACCTATTTCACCGTCCGGGGAAGAGTTGGCGAGAAACCCGCGGGCAAGATCGGCGAAATTGCGCATTGCAGAGAAGATCTGAAATACGACCCAACACTACAGGGAGAGGAGAGTCGCCATATGCTCGCAACCAAACCGAATACGAGGGAAAACACGGCTCGTCATCTATCTACTTATCCAGCAACGCTGGAAACGAACGTGCGTGCTCGTAACGCATCTTTGAACAAGAAAAGTAAGGAAAAATTAAAATGGATCGGTACCGTTCTCTTTTGCACAGCCATTGCTTCCGGCCTAATTTATCGTTACGCGTTAATTGCGCAAGCCAATCTGCAGGTGGAAAACTTGAAACAACAAGTGATGGACAAACAGGACGAAGTGGCCAAGATGACGAAAAACATACAAGATTTGGAACGTCCAGCGCGAATCATCGAGATTGCGAAAGATAAGTTGGGAATGGTATTTGTAAACAGTCCCACTGCGCAAGGGGGGCAGAGTGGGGATAGTCAATGAATTCAATTACGAACAGACGCACCGGTAAATTGCGGTTT contains the following coding sequences:
- a CDS encoding enoyl-CoA hydratase, whose translation is MTEPVIRTEKTEDGLVVVTLNRPEAANALSLQLLQELNETLREIQFDRSVRVVVITGAGTRSFCSGADLKERAGMDPVQVRKTVSLIRETINAVERLPQPVIAAINGVAFGGGTELALACDIRIVADTAKLGLTETSLAIIPGAGGTQRLPRLIGLGKAKELIFTARRIDAEEALNIGLVEHVVPADQLMDRVKEIAREIAKNGPIAVTQAKFAINKGFDVDLQTGLEIERAAYEVTIPTKDRLEGLQAFKEKRPPVYTGE
- a CDS encoding acyl-CoA carboxylase subunit beta, yielding MSLGKILEERVDRIKRGGAAKYHEKNKEQGKLFVRDRLKLLLDPGFELEDGLFANNLAEDLPADGVVTVIGKIGGRTVCVMANDSTVKAGSWGSRTVEKIIRIQETAEKLRVPLLYLVDSAGARITDQVEMFPGRRGAGRIFYNQVKLSGKIPQVCILFGPSAAGGAYIPAFCDIVIMVNKNASMYLGSPRMAEMVIGEKVTLEEMGGARMHCSVSGCGDVLAANEEEAIALARQYLSYFPSNYAEKPPMHESVDAKSFEKTIEQIIPVNQNTPFNMYDLIQRIIDEGSFFEIKKLFASELITGLARLNGRPVGIIANQPRVKGGVLFHDSADKAARFITLCDAFHIPLLFLADVPGFMIGTKVERAGIIRHGAKMISAMSEASVPKISVIVRKAYGAGLYAMAGPAFEPDCCLALPTAQIAVMGPEAAVNAVYANKIAELPEEERAAFVEQKREEYKKDIDIYRLASEMVIDGIIQPNALRDELIKRFDAYSSKYMVFSERKHPVYPV
- a CDS encoding metallophosphoesterase — its product is MAGPSGCGQLLGVAGTMGLLGAGMYSFAIERFWLDIRQVRITLSRLPRSFAGLRIVLLSDIHLGFYYFAKNFSRVVDEINGLSPDVICFTGDLIDSDTCLGSLEPAIPVFSRLQATLGKFAVLGNHDYRSGVEHVIRGLKSGGFQVLQNQHAVVKKANERIYLIGLDDVLEGNPNLLTAMKGIPENACNILLVHEPDYACYTRQFPIDLQLSGHSHGGQARVPFIWPFFTSRMGKKYVSGLYKTGKLRVYTNRGLGTTTLPFRFLCRPEITVITLER
- a CDS encoding ketopantoate reductase family protein, whose translation is MYKDVVTMNVLLIGAGALGKLIAAQLARSGTKIQVLVRREEQMKAIRERGVCVNHNNTTYTQKLEVFTEISDLTPDVVILTVKSYQTEEAAKQITRLCNSPTVLSLQNGLGNEIPLAKYCSKDRIMLGVCTHGVTALSDTTVAWNGVGEILIGSKRHTLAPSVERLVRLLSAAGLHARCSQHIEEDVWRKVLVNCAINPLTAVTRLKNGDLLEREDLLRIMRDVVDEAVRIAEAKGIKVGEIWPRVLDVCRKTAENRSSMLQDLEANRPTEIDALNGAIVKLAEEMSYPVPVNRTLVSLVRTLSSKEVI
- the mraZ gene encoding division/cell wall cluster transcriptional repressor MraZ, whose protein sequence is MFMGEYQHNIDDKGRLTIPAKFREELGASFVITRGLDNCLFVYPRSEWEILEAKLKSLPFTRSDARAFVRFFFSGATESDLDKQGRVLIPPTLREYAKLVRDCVVIGVSNRVEIWSKETWEAYSAKAAESFAEIAENIVDFDL
- the rsmH gene encoding 16S rRNA (cytosine(1402)-N(4))-methyltransferase RsmH, whose amino-acid sequence is MSDFHHISVFGVEAVDALQPISGGIYVDCTLGGAGHSERILAQSAPEGLLIGIDQDPKAIAHAREVLQPFEGRYTLIHSNFRHLRRIVQIDLGMSHVDGVLFDLGVSSPQLDEGERGFSYKQDAPLDMRMDPAQSFSAYDLLNTWSEEEIARIIWEYGEERFARRIASFIVKERNLGPVETTGQLVDIIKAAIPAAARREGPHPAKRTFQAIRIAVNDELNAFAEAVRDAVEILKPGGRVAVITFHSLEDRIAKQSFQELAKDCICPPELPICQCNHRAKVRLITRKPISPSGEELARNPRARSAKLRIAEKI